The proteins below come from a single Ptychodera flava strain L36383 chromosome 6, AS_Pfla_20210202, whole genome shotgun sequence genomic window:
- the LOC139135592 gene encoding protein SSUH2 homolog, with protein MAYTGQPSHAGAQWQPSYGGASGQFNYGSQVTPDYAGVTDMHAHEQIPGYVAYGTGPTSLAPAHQRPQAAARAGVEVHTSAANITEDEARDALIQYVDQFCCYGSQAAKKMTIESISPSSALHYILETYTESRSTGMTWEPYNGYDPVDGPTNGTPPSKWEIPCSPRALFYSEARNIEVPHTASVSPCHDCNGMGFNKCHRCHGDGRVPCSSCSGSGRVSRTNPEGQRVQESCSQCMGVGKRRCDTCGGDGRITCRTCRGQRNLKHFLMLTVNFINHKSDHIIEKTGVPKELLRDVSGAKVFEQTAVSIEPVSNYPVQEIVYQSARLVDEHRQAYSGIKKLQQRHGLHAVPVTQCIYQWKEKHYYFWVYGNERCVYAPDYPQQNCLGCSVL; from the exons ATGGCGTACACAG GACAGCCTTCTCACGCGGGGGCACAATGGCAACCATCCTATGGAGGGGCGTCTGGGCAGTTCAACTATGGAAGCCAGGTTACCCCTGATTATGCTGGGGTCACTGATATGCACGCACATGAACAGATTCCAGGCTACGTTGCGTATGGAACAG GGCCGACATCTCTTGCACCTGCACATCAGCGCCCCCAGGCGGCAGCACGAGCTGGTGTTGAAGTGCATACCTC GGCCGCCAATATCACAGAGGATGAAGCACGTGATGCTCTGATCCAATATGTCGATCAGTTTTGTTGCTATGGTTCCCAGGCTGCCAAGAAAATGACTATCGAGAGTATCTCGCCCTCTAGTGCCTTACAC TACATACTGGAGACTTACACAGAATCTAGGTCCACAGGCATGACCTGGGAACCATACAACGGCTATGACCCTGTAGACGGACCAACGAACGGTACACCGCCATCAAAGTGGGAGATACCATGTTCTCCAAGAGCTCTCTTTTATAGCGAAGCCAGGAACATTGAGGTGCCGCATACAGCATCCGTATCG CCTTGTCATGATTGCAACGGCATGGGCTTCAATAAATGCCATCGTTGTCATGGCGACGGCCGTGTGCCATGCTCATCGTGTAGCGGCAGTGGTCGTGTGTCACGAACCAACCCTGAAGGACAGCGAGTGCAGGAAAGTTGTTCTCAGTGCATGGGAGTAGGTAAACGAAG GTGTGATACATGTGGTGGTGACGGGCGTATCACTTGCAGGACATGCAGAGGTCAACGTAATTTGAAACACTTCTTAATGCTGACAGTGAACTT CATAAATCACAAAAGTGATCACATCATCGAAAAGACTGGTGTCCCAAAAGAATTGCTGCGAGATGTTAGTGGTGCTAAGGTGTTTGAGCAGACTGCAGTCAGTATAGAACCTGTGTCCAACTACCCAGTCCAAGAGATTGTATATCAATCAGCTAGACTGGTCGACGAACATCGTCAAGCTTACTCTGGCATAAAAAAACTTCAACAG cgCCATGGACTGCATGCAGTGCCAGTGACACAGTGCATATATCAATGGAAGGAGAAACATTATTACTTTTGGGTGTATGGCAATGAGAGATGCGTCTATGCACCAGACTATCCACAACAGAATTGCTTGGGGTGTTCTGTTTTATAG
- the LOC139134335 gene encoding protein SSUH2 homolog, producing the protein MAYPGQPMGGQAAAPWQPNQGGEAGGYKWDDGPDTDPEDDDNRTEPIQGDPTNITGVEGYQPIQGYENVGFGTGSAAPPPPYQPPPDTEKPQEVYSSAASISEEEARDAMIRFVNQNCCYGSKPAKEMNIESIAPSSALHYELETFTESRSTSRAWVPYNGYDPVDGPMNGYPPPLWEIVCSPNMLFADEVREMEIPHTAFVLPCHGCNAMGFNRCYRCYGRGRVRCRTCGADGRVWRTNAEGHRYQDRCDYCMGTGRRRCDTCGGDGRITCNACRGYRMIKHYIKLTVRFTNHKSDYIMEKTDMPDHLIREVSGVTVFEQTLPYVWPISSYPVPEINNNSIRIVNEHRSAFASERQIQQRQQLRAVPVTECMYQWKDTRTRFWVYGNERDVHAPDYPQQCCCGCSIL; encoded by the exons ATGGCGTATCCAG GACAACCCATGGGCGGTCAAGCGGCGGCACCCTGGCAACCAAACCAGGGCGGTGAGgcgggtggttacaagtgggaTGATGGTCCTGATACGGACCCAGAGGATGATGACAACAGAACTGAACCTATACAAGGGGATCCAACTAACATCACTGGTGTGGAGGGTTACCAGCCAATTCAGGGATACGAGAACGTCGGATTTGGAACAG GCTCCGCGGCACCGCCGCCTCCTTATCAACCTCCTCCGGACACAGAGAAACCGCAAGAAGTCTATTCATC GGCAGCCAGTATTTCGGAAGAGGAGGCACGTGACGCCATGATAAGATTCGTCAATCAAAACTGTTGCTATGGTTCGAAACCAGCCAAAGAAATGAACATTGAATCCATCGCGCCATCCAGCGCCCTACAT TATGAGCTCGAGACTTTCACTGAATCTCGATCGACCAGCCGGGCCTGGGTACCGTACAACGGTTATGACCCCGTTGATGGACCTATGAACGGTTACCCGCCACCGTTGTGGGAGATTGTGTGCAGTCCTAACATGCTCTTCGCTGATGAAGTCAGGGAAATGGAAATCCCACACACAGCATTTgtgttg ccatgCCATGGTTGTAACGCCATGGGGTTCAATCGATGTTATCGATGCTATGGTCGTGGTCGCGTGCGATGTCGAACATGTGGGGCTGATGGTCGTGTGTGGCGCACTAACGCAGAAGGACATCGTTACCAAGATAGATGCGATTATTGCATGGGAACCGGTAGGAGAAG GTGTGATACATGTGGAGGCGATGGTCGCATTACATGTAATGCATGCAGAGGGTACCGTATGATAAAACACTACATCAAATTGACTGTAAGATT CACAAACCACAAAAGTGATTACATCATGGAGAAGACCGACATGCCCGATCATTTGATCCGAGAGGTTAGCGGTGTTACGGTATTTGAACAAACTCTGCCCTATGTTTGGCCAATTTCAAGCTACCCAGTGCCGGAAATCAACAACAATTCCATCAGAATTGTCAATGAACACCGTAGCGCATTCGCCTCTGAGAGGCAAATCCAACAG CGACAACAACTACGAGCAGTACCAGTGACCGAATGTATGTACCAATGGAAGGACACCAGAACTCGTTTTTGGGTCTACGGCAATGAACGCGACGTCCACGCGCCTGACTACCCGCAACAATGTTGTTGTGGATGTTCCATATTATAA